The proteins below come from a single Pseudarthrobacter sp. SSS035 genomic window:
- a CDS encoding aldehyde dehydrogenase (NADP(+)) yields MTTATLSLSELTAAATRAASVAAAASDAERAGWLNAVADALDANVAELVEIADSETSLGTVRLTGEVARTSGQLRLFARVITEGSYLEAVIDHADPNATPPKPDLRRILRPIGPVAVFSASNFPFAFSVAGGDTASALAVGSSVIVKAHSGHLNLSERTAEVVTEALRTAGAPEGLFALVSGREVGTGLVQDPAIKAVGFTGSSPGGRALFDLAVSRPDPIPFYGELGSLNPVVITAAALAERSGQLAAGLAASFTMGAGQFCTKPGLVFIPAGTSFAAQLAEASKDKPTAAMLTTRISDAYPEGLRNVASLPDVTIVSGTADQDATLNGAAPVVFSTSAANVLERPDELLEECFGPTTMLIEYADQDELSAVLATVPGSLTATVHANPGEDIADLVEQLSGLAGRVLFDGWPTGVAVNWAQQHGGPYPATTSLFTSVGATAVRRFQRPVAYQDAPETVLHPALRESNPLGIPRRVDGELVLP; encoded by the coding sequence GTGACAACTGCAACCCTTTCCCTCTCCGAGCTCACGGCCGCCGCCACCCGGGCCGCCTCCGTCGCGGCCGCCGCGTCCGACGCCGAACGCGCAGGCTGGCTCAACGCCGTCGCCGACGCCCTGGACGCCAACGTGGCCGAACTGGTGGAGATCGCCGATTCGGAGACCAGCCTCGGCACCGTCCGGCTGACCGGCGAGGTGGCCCGCACCTCCGGCCAGCTGCGGCTGTTCGCACGCGTGATCACCGAAGGCTCCTACCTCGAAGCCGTGATTGACCACGCGGACCCTAACGCCACCCCGCCGAAGCCGGACCTGCGCCGCATCCTGCGTCCCATCGGCCCGGTGGCAGTCTTTTCGGCCTCCAACTTCCCGTTCGCGTTTTCGGTGGCCGGCGGCGACACCGCGTCAGCCCTCGCCGTGGGCTCATCCGTGATCGTCAAGGCCCACTCGGGCCACCTGAACCTGTCCGAGCGGACGGCCGAAGTGGTCACCGAAGCCCTGCGTACCGCCGGAGCCCCGGAAGGCCTGTTCGCCCTGGTGAGCGGCCGAGAGGTGGGAACTGGCCTCGTGCAGGATCCCGCCATCAAGGCCGTGGGCTTCACCGGGTCCAGCCCCGGCGGCCGGGCGCTGTTTGACCTCGCGGTCTCGCGGCCCGACCCCATCCCGTTCTACGGCGAACTGGGCAGCCTGAACCCGGTGGTCATCACCGCGGCCGCGCTGGCGGAGCGCTCCGGCCAGCTCGCGGCCGGACTTGCCGCATCCTTCACTATGGGCGCCGGCCAATTCTGCACCAAGCCCGGCCTGGTCTTCATTCCGGCGGGGACGAGCTTCGCCGCACAGCTGGCTGAAGCCAGCAAGGACAAGCCGACAGCGGCCATGCTCACCACCAGGATCTCCGACGCGTACCCGGAGGGCCTGCGCAACGTGGCTTCGCTGCCCGACGTGACCATCGTCAGCGGCACCGCGGACCAGGACGCCACCCTCAACGGTGCCGCGCCCGTGGTGTTCTCGACCTCCGCCGCCAACGTCCTGGAGCGCCCGGACGAGCTGCTGGAGGAGTGCTTCGGCCCCACCACGATGCTGATCGAATACGCTGACCAGGATGAGCTTTCCGCGGTCCTGGCCACGGTTCCCGGCAGCCTGACCGCCACCGTCCACGCCAACCCGGGCGAGGACATTGCGGACCTGGTGGAGCAGCTGTCCGGCCTGGCCGGCAGGGTCCTCTTCGACGGCTGGCCCACGGGCGTGGCAGTGAACTGGGCGCAGCAGCACGGCGGTCCGTACCCGGCCACCACGTCGCTGTTCACCTCGGTAGGCGCGACGGCGGTCCGCCGCTTCCAGCGCCCCGTCGCCTACCAGGATGCCCCCGAAACGGTCCTGCACCCGGCACTGCGCGAAAGCAACCCGCTGGGCATCCCGCGCCGCGTGGACGGCGAGCTGGTTCTGCCGTAA
- a CDS encoding VOC family protein — protein MNDESEGALHHIELWVPDLQRATSEWGWILSTLGYKTYQTWPHGISWMRGSTYIVLEESPDLSGRHHHRTAPGLNHLAFNAGSRLRVDALAVDSAEYGWAPLFPEKYPHAGGPDHYAAYLTNSDGFEIELVATH, from the coding sequence GTGAATGACGAGTCAGAAGGTGCCTTGCACCATATCGAACTGTGGGTGCCTGATCTCCAAAGAGCCACGTCTGAGTGGGGCTGGATCTTGTCCACCTTGGGGTACAAGACCTATCAGACTTGGCCGCATGGAATCAGTTGGATGAGAGGCTCAACCTACATAGTTCTGGAAGAGTCGCCGGACTTGAGTGGCAGGCATCATCATCGAACAGCGCCCGGTCTGAATCACCTTGCATTCAACGCTGGTAGCCGATTACGCGTGGATGCCTTGGCTGTTGACAGTGCTGAGTACGGCTGGGCGCCGCTCTTCCCGGAGAAGTATCCACACGCAGGCGGACCGGACCATTACGCCGCCTACCTCACGAACTCAGACGGCTTCGAAATTGAGCTTGTGGCCACTCATTAG
- a CDS encoding alpha/beta fold hydrolase, producing MECRINEALVHYVEHGVGVPLVALHGAGVDHREIEAAIEAILPDTRYRRIYPDLPGMGLSTADGLTCNDDVVTLLGDFIDNLGAGPVMLLGHSYGVYLARGVAARRPDTVLGLALLCPVAERSRSVPGHDVVRQDADAYDELEPAQRAGFEDYFVLRTQATARRYGDRVAPSTALVDEAALGRIFAGWTVDVGSTAFSAPTLVVAGRRDSVVGYADAAELLECYPHATLAVIEDAGHALMHERPELLAALFGDWLDRARPEDE from the coding sequence ATGGAGTGCCGGATTAACGAAGCCCTGGTCCATTACGTCGAGCATGGCGTGGGCGTGCCGCTCGTTGCGTTGCACGGCGCCGGTGTTGATCATCGCGAGATCGAGGCGGCGATCGAGGCCATCCTTCCCGACACGCGATACCGGCGGATCTATCCGGATCTGCCGGGGATGGGCCTCTCGACGGCCGACGGCCTGACCTGCAACGACGATGTGGTGACGCTGCTCGGCGATTTCATCGATAACCTGGGCGCGGGACCGGTGATGCTGCTCGGGCACTCTTACGGCGTCTACCTGGCTCGTGGAGTGGCCGCACGGCGACCAGACACCGTGCTCGGTCTGGCGTTGTTGTGCCCTGTCGCCGAGCGGTCGCGAAGCGTGCCTGGCCACGACGTGGTTCGCCAGGACGCCGACGCGTACGACGAACTCGAACCTGCCCAGCGGGCGGGGTTCGAGGACTACTTTGTCTTGCGCACACAGGCCACGGCTCGCCGGTACGGCGACCGCGTTGCGCCGAGTACGGCGCTTGTGGACGAGGCTGCGCTGGGGCGCATCTTCGCCGGGTGGACGGTCGACGTCGGGTCGACCGCGTTCTCTGCGCCGACCTTGGTCGTGGCGGGACGGCGAGATTCGGTCGTCGGGTATGCCGATGCGGCCGAATTGCTCGAGTGCTACCCGCACGCCACCCTGGCTGTCATCGAGGACGCCGGCCATGCGCTCATGCACGAGCGGCCCGAACTACTCGCCGCGTTGTTCGGCGACTGGCTCGATCGAGCTCGACCAGAAGACGAGTGA
- a CDS encoding DUF309 domain-containing protein yields the protein MTGDRDRDASSRPRQARPRDALGRPLPYGSAGVEPVSEEPLPPAETLVSARSLVEAGRPFAAHEVLEARWKAGPAQERNLWQGLAQICVGLTHAARGNSVGALRLFERGAARLEEYGSGDGPTYGLDLSAVVSCARDRMDTAR from the coding sequence ATGACCGGCGACAGGGATCGCGATGCTTCAAGCCGCCCGCGGCAGGCCCGGCCACGTGACGCTCTTGGACGGCCGCTGCCGTACGGAAGCGCTGGCGTGGAGCCGGTCTCCGAGGAGCCGCTGCCGCCGGCGGAGACGTTGGTCTCGGCCCGGAGCTTGGTGGAAGCGGGCCGGCCCTTCGCCGCGCATGAGGTACTTGAGGCCCGATGGAAAGCTGGGCCGGCCCAAGAACGCAACCTTTGGCAGGGTCTCGCCCAGATCTGCGTCGGGCTCACCCACGCCGCCCGGGGGAACAGCGTTGGCGCGCTCCGGCTCTTCGAGCGCGGTGCGGCCCGACTCGAGGAGTACGGTTCAGGCGACGGGCCGACCTACGGGCTCGATTTGTCCGCCGTTGTGAGCTGCGCGCGTGATCGGATGGACACCGCCCGCTGA